Genomic segment of Nocardiopsis mwathae:
GACCCATCGTGACCACCGTGCTCATCCTCCTACTAAGGTATGCGGGATCACGCACGCGCGGGGCTGAGTAGGGCATATTTCATCTCCGGATCCGCGCCGACACGCGAGGAGTCGCGACATGAACGGACCCCTGGTGGGCGACGGCCCGTTCGGTTCGCCCGATATCCACCCGGGCGCCTGGATCGCCCCGGGCGCGGTGGTCGTGGGCCGCGTCCGTATCGGCGATGAGAGCAGCGTCTGGTACGCATCGGTGCTCCGCGGCGACACCGAGGACATCGTCGTGGGTGAGCGATGCAACATCCAGGACCAGTGCGGACTGCACGCCGACCCGGGCGAGCCCGCCGTGCTGGGTGACCGCGTCAGCCTGGGCCACAAGGCGATGGTGCACGGCGCCGTGGTCGAGGACGGCGCGCTGGTCGGCATCGGCGCCACCGTCCTGGGCGGCGCCCGGGTGGGGGCCGGGGCGCTCGTCGCGGCCGGCGCACTGGTTCCCCCGGGCAAGACCGTGCCGCCGGGGACGCTCTGGGCCGGCGTTCCCGGAAAAGTCATCCGCGAACTCACCGACACCGATCGCGAAGTCTTCGCCGAGACGCCGGAGAAATACGAACGGTACGCGCGCGATCACCGCGGAGTCACCTGGCGCTAGCGCCATTCTCAGGAACCGAAATCGCCTATACGGACCGTTCCTCATCGGTCAGGGGCCTCCGGGGCTACCCGCCGGGGCCCTGCTCAGCCGCGGCGTTCCCACCGACCGTATTGTGCGGCCACGCTGGGGACATGGCGGGGATATCGCGCGGCCGAATCGGACGACACGCCCAATTCGACACCGATGATGTGATGATTCGGCCGCTGCGCATGACTACTTCGACGCTGACCCGAGAATGGCCCGTCCGAGTCATGCGGCGCGAGGCTACCGGCGCGTAGCCTAGAGTGCGAGGCTGGATATCGGGCCCGAATTTCTCTCGACCCGAGCGGCGACGACCCTGACGACGGCACGGGCAACGGTGTCCGGCCGTACGCACAGGACGGGTCGCGTCCTCCCGCAGCGCTTTCGACGGAGGTGGGCGCGCTTGGATTCCGATATCGACACGCGCCTGCACGACCATGTCGCGCTGGCCGAGATCGAACTCTACGCCGAGGTACTGAGCGCCGTGGCCGCCGCCGAGGAGCGCCTCAGCGTGGAGGAGATCGACCGGGTACTCGGCGTACGCCCCGCCGTACTCGACGACGGGCCCTGCGCGGTACTGCCCGCGGCACCGCCCGTCGCACCGCCCCACTGCGCCGCGCCCCGCCCGCGCAGGTCGCAGCTGCCCACCGGGCCCGGCACCTGCCGGAACTGAACGACCGCGGCGGCCCCTGAGCAGGGGCCGCCGCGGTGCGTCGGGTGGATCAGGCGTTCTCCTTCTCCGGCTCGGCACCGCTCGCGGGTGTGTCGCCCTTGATCGAGCGGAGCAGGAGCTGCGAGACGTCGACGACCTCCAGGGTCTCCTTGGCCTCGCCCTTCGACTTCTTCTCGTTGATCGCATCACCCAGCATGACCTGGCAGAACGGGCACGCGGTGGAGACGGTGTCGGGGTTGGTCGTCAGCGCCTCGTCCACCCGCTCGGTGTTGATGCGCTTGCCGATCCGCTCCTCCATCCACATCCGGGCACCGCCGGCGCCGCAGCAGAAGCCGCGCTCCTTGTGCCGGTGCATCTCCTGGGTCCGGATACCGGGGACCTGCGCCATGATGTCGCGGGGCGGCGTGTAGACCTTGTTGTGGCGGCCCAGGAAGCACGGGTCGTGGTAGGTGATGTTCTCCTCGATCGGCTGCACCGGGGTGAGGCGGCCGTCCTCCACCAGTTTGGCCAGCAGCTGGCTGTGGTGGATGACGTCGTAGTCGCCGCCCAGCTGAGGGTACTCGTTGCCGAGCGTGTTGAAGCAGTGCGGGCAGCTGGCCACGATCTTGGTGGCGCCGACCTCGTTCAGCGTCTCCACGTTCTGCTGCGCGAGCATCTGGAAGACGAACTCCATACCCAGGCGGCGGGCCGGGTCACCGGTGCACGCCTCCATACCGCCGAGCACGGCGAACTTGACCCCGGCCATGTGCAGCAGCTCGGCGATGGCCTTGGTCGTCTTCTTCGCACGGTCCTCCAGGGCGCCGGCGCAGCCCACCCAGAACAGGTACTCGGTGCCCTCGGGGAGCTTGTCCTCGACGACGGGGACCTCGAAGTCCAGCTCGGAGATCCAGTCGAGGCGCTTGTCCTCGCTCATCCCCCACGGGTTGCCCTTGTTCTCCAGGTTCTTGAGCAGGGTGTTGGCCTCGGACGGGAAGCTGGACTCGATCATCACCTGGTAGCGGCGCATGTCGAGGATGTGGTCGACGTGCTCGATGTCGACCGGGCACTGCTCGACGCAGGCGCCGCAGTTGGTGCAGGCCCAAAGGACATCGGGGTGGATGATGCCCCCCTCCTCCTCGGTCCCGACGAGCGGGGCGCCGAGCAGGGAGAGCACGTCGACGTCGGAGTGGGCGGCGTCCTCCTTGGCCTTCTCCTCCAGCGTCTCGGCCGTGATGCCCTGCAGGAGGTAGGGCGCCTTGGCGTAGGCGTGCTCCCGCAGGTCCATGACCAGCTTCTTGGGGGACAGCGGCTTGCCGGTGTTCCACGCGGGGCACTGCGACTGGCACCGGCCGCACTCGGTGCAGGTGGTGAAGTCGAGCAGGCCCTTCCAGGTGAAGTCCTCGATCTTGCCGACGCCGAAGGGGTCCTCGTCGGGGTCGGCCTCCTCGAAGTCGAGCGGCTTCTCACCGGTCTTGTCCATCATCTGCTTGGCCGGGCCGAGCGCGACGCCGCCGTCGGGGTTGCGCTTGAAGTAGATGTTGACCGGCGCGGTGAACCGGTGCCACCCGATGCCCATGGTGAGAATCCAGCCCAGCACCATGAAGAACATCCAGGAGATGATCAGCTTGAACGCGGCCACGAGCGCGAGCCCTGCCTCGCTCGGCGGCAGCACGGCGCCTACGGCGTGCGACACCGGGGTGGCCCACACGGGGAACGGGAAGTCGCCGAGGGCGACCTTGAAGCCGCGGATCACGAAGATGGAGACGAGCAGGCCGATGATGTAGGCCTCGACGTAGTAGGCCTGCCAGTGCCGGGAGTTCTCGAAGCGGGAGGCGCGGCCGAGGGCGCGGGGCCCCTTCACCTGCCGGTAGATCGCCAGGCCGACGATGGCGGCGAGGCTGACCGCGGCGATGACCTCGATGGCCAGGCCGTAGATGGTGAGGTCGTAGATGATCGGGAGGTGGAAATGCGGGTTCCACACCTCACCGTGCGCCTCGGCGACCGTGAACGCCAGAAGCGGGAACGAGATCATCACGAACCAGTGCGCGACGCCGATCCAGCGCCACTTGAGCATGCGCGTGTGCCCGAGTGTCTCGATCAGCGTGGTCGTCAGTCGCTGACCGAAGGGTCCCTTGCGCTCGCCTTCGATCGGGCGGCCGATGCCCACGGTGCGCACCATATGGCGGATGCCAATGGCGAACACGGCCACTCCGACCAGGGCGAAGGCGGTCGTGATGATTCCCAGGATCATGTAGAGCATCGCCCGCGGCCTCCCATCCTGCTGTCGTGCTCCGGTGCGCCACACACCGGAGGTCGATCAAATGTTACTAGCGAGTAATGCCTGGCGGACCAACGGCCCCGCCACTGATCCACACCGGCGCGCCCCCTGGTCCACCTGGGCGGCCCGCCCCGCGCCGGGCGCACACGGCGCGGCCTTCGCAGTGATCAGCTGCCTCCTACGGTAGTGAGCCCCTCCCCCACGGCCGCCACAAAGGTTCACCTCACCCGCGTGTCCCCCACGCCGCCCATCCCGCGCACGGCGGATGATCCGCCTCATCCGGGAACAACCGAGCCGATCCCACCGTTGTACCCGGACGTAAGCAACATTGAGTCTCCTCGACTCAAGTGATTTGACAAAGGCCCCCCGACGAAGCAAACTTTCGCCTGTAAGACTCAACTTTGACGGAGGACGTACTCATGGCACGTGCGGTCGGTATCGACCTGGGGACGACGAACTCGGTCGTCTCGGTCCTGGAGGGCGGCGAGCCCACGGTCATCGCCAACGCCGAGGGCGCGCGGACCACCCCGTCCGTCGTTGCCTTCGCCAAGAACGGTGAGGTGCTCGTCGGCGAGGTGGCCAAGCGTCAGGCGGTCACCAACGTCGATCGGACCATCCGCTCGGTCAAGCGCCACATCGGCACCGACTGGAAGACCGAGATCGACGGCAAGACCTTCAACTCCCAGCAGATCAGCGCCTTCGTGCTGCAGAAGCTGAAGAGGGACGCCGAGGCCTACCTCGGCGAGGAGGTCACCGACGCGGTCATCACGGTTCCCGCGTACTTCAGCGACGCGCAGCGCCAGGCCACCAAGGAGGCCGGGACGATCGCGGGCCTGAACGTCCTGCGCATCATCAACGAGCCCACCTCCGCCGCGCTCGCCTACCACCTGGAGAAGGAGGAGGAGGCCACCATCCTGGTCTACGACCTCGGTGGCGGCACCTTCGACGTCTCCCTGCTGGAGGTCGGCGACGGCGTGGTCGAGGTCAAGGCCACCAACGGCGACAACCACCTCGGTGGCGACGACTGGGACCAGGCGGTCGTGGACTGGCTGGTCGAGCGCTTCAAGAACGCCAACGGCGTCGACCTGGCCAAGGACAAGATGGCCCTGCAGCGGCTCCGCGAGGCCGCCGAGAAGGCCAAGATCGAGGTGTCCAGCTCCAGCGAGTCGGCCATCAACCTGCCCTACATCACGGCCTCGGCCGAGGGACCGCTGCACCTGGACGAGAAGCTCACCCGCGCCGAGTTCCAGCGCCTGACCGCCGACCTCCTGGAGCGCACCAAGCAGCCGTTCCACCAGGTCATCAAGGACGCCGGCATCAGCGTCGACAAGATCGACCACGTGGTCCTCGTCGGCGGCTCGACCCGTATGCCGGCCGTCGTCGAGCTGGTCAAGGAGCTGACCGGCGGCAAGGAGCCCAACAAGGGCGTCAACCCCGACGAGGTCGTCGCCATCGGCGCGACCCTCCAGGGCGGTGTCCTCAAGGGCGAGGTCAAGGACGTCCTGCTGCTGGACGTGACCCCGCTGTCGCTGGGCATCGAGACCAAGGGCGGCGTGTTCACCAAGCTCATCGAGAAGAACACGACCATCCCGACCAAGCGCTCGGAGATCTTCTCCACCGCGGCCGACAACCAGCCGTCGGTGCAGATCCAGGTCTTCCAGGGTGAGCGCGAGATCGCCCAGTACAACAAGAAGCTCGGCGTCTTCGACCTGACCGGCCTCCCGCCGGCGCCGCGCGGCGTCCCGCAGATCGAGGTCACCTTCGACATCGACGCCAACGGCATCGTCAACGTGACCGCCAAGGACCTGGGCACCGGCCGCGAGCAGTCGGTGACCATCTCCGGCGGGTCGTCGATGAGCAAGGACGACATCGACCGCATGGTGCGCGAGGCCGAGCAGTACGCCGAGGAGGACCGCAAGCGCCGCGAGGAGGCCGAGGTCCGCAACAACGCCGAGTCCCTCGTCTACCAGACCGAGAAGGTCATCAAGGAGAACGAGGACAAGATCCCGGCCGAGGTGAAGTCGGAGACCGAGGCCGCGGTGGGCGAGCTCAAGACGGCGCTTGAGGGCTCCGACGTCGAGGCGATCCGTTCCGCGAGCGAGAAGGTCGCGCTGGCCAGCCAGAAGATCGGCTCCGCGATCTACGGCCAGGGTCAGGCCGCGGGCGCCGACGGCGCCGCCGCGGGTGCCGGCGCCGGTGCGGCGGGCGCGGACGCCGGGGCGCAGGCCGACGACGACGTCGTCGACGCCGAGATCGTCGACGAGGACAACGGCAAGCGGAACGGCAACGCCTGATCCGTCCGGTACGCGGAAGTCAAGGAGGCGCAAACGAATGGCGCTGCCGGAGAACGAGAACGGTCACGAGCAGCAGGGTCCGGTGATCCGCGACAAGCGTCGCATCGATCCCGAGACCGGTGAGCTGCGTGTCCCGGAGGAGGCCGCGGAGGCGGCCGCCGACACGGCGGCCGCGGCGGGGGCCTCCCCCGCCGACGCGGCTGAGCTCGCCGAGGCCAAGCAGCAGGTCGCCGAGTTGACGAACGACCTCAAGCGGTTGCAGGCGGAGTACGCCAACTACCGCAAGCGGGTCGATCGCGACCGCGCCGCCGTCCGGGAGCAGGGGCTGGCCCAGGTCCTGGTCGAGCTCCTGCCGATCCTGGACGACATCGGGCGGGCCCGTGACCACGACGAGCTCAACGGCG
This window contains:
- a CDS encoding gamma carbonic anhydrase family protein; the encoded protein is MNGPLVGDGPFGSPDIHPGAWIAPGAVVVGRVRIGDESSVWYASVLRGDTEDIVVGERCNIQDQCGLHADPGEPAVLGDRVSLGHKAMVHGAVVEDGALVGIGATVLGGARVGAGALVAAGALVPPGKTVPPGTLWAGVPGKVIRELTDTDREVFAETPEKYERYARDHRGVTWR
- a CDS encoding (Fe-S)-binding protein, with protein sequence MLYMILGIITTAFALVGVAVFAIGIRHMVRTVGIGRPIEGERKGPFGQRLTTTLIETLGHTRMLKWRWIGVAHWFVMISFPLLAFTVAEAHGEVWNPHFHLPIIYDLTIYGLAIEVIAAVSLAAIVGLAIYRQVKGPRALGRASRFENSRHWQAYYVEAYIIGLLVSIFVIRGFKVALGDFPFPVWATPVSHAVGAVLPPSEAGLALVAAFKLIISWMFFMVLGWILTMGIGWHRFTAPVNIYFKRNPDGGVALGPAKQMMDKTGEKPLDFEEADPDEDPFGVGKIEDFTWKGLLDFTTCTECGRCQSQCPAWNTGKPLSPKKLVMDLREHAYAKAPYLLQGITAETLEEKAKEDAAHSDVDVLSLLGAPLVGTEEEGGIIHPDVLWACTNCGACVEQCPVDIEHVDHILDMRRYQVMIESSFPSEANTLLKNLENKGNPWGMSEDKRLDWISELDFEVPVVEDKLPEGTEYLFWVGCAGALEDRAKKTTKAIAELLHMAGVKFAVLGGMEACTGDPARRLGMEFVFQMLAQQNVETLNEVGATKIVASCPHCFNTLGNEYPQLGGDYDVIHHSQLLAKLVEDGRLTPVQPIEENITYHDPCFLGRHNKVYTPPRDIMAQVPGIRTQEMHRHKERGFCCGAGGARMWMEERIGKRINTERVDEALTTNPDTVSTACPFCQVMLGDAINEKKSKGEAKETLEVVDVSQLLLRSIKGDTPASGAEPEKENA
- the dnaK gene encoding molecular chaperone DnaK — encoded protein: MARAVGIDLGTTNSVVSVLEGGEPTVIANAEGARTTPSVVAFAKNGEVLVGEVAKRQAVTNVDRTIRSVKRHIGTDWKTEIDGKTFNSQQISAFVLQKLKRDAEAYLGEEVTDAVITVPAYFSDAQRQATKEAGTIAGLNVLRIINEPTSAALAYHLEKEEEATILVYDLGGGTFDVSLLEVGDGVVEVKATNGDNHLGGDDWDQAVVDWLVERFKNANGVDLAKDKMALQRLREAAEKAKIEVSSSSESAINLPYITASAEGPLHLDEKLTRAEFQRLTADLLERTKQPFHQVIKDAGISVDKIDHVVLVGGSTRMPAVVELVKELTGGKEPNKGVNPDEVVAIGATLQGGVLKGEVKDVLLLDVTPLSLGIETKGGVFTKLIEKNTTIPTKRSEIFSTAADNQPSVQIQVFQGEREIAQYNKKLGVFDLTGLPPAPRGVPQIEVTFDIDANGIVNVTAKDLGTGREQSVTISGGSSMSKDDIDRMVREAEQYAEEDRKRREEAEVRNNAESLVYQTEKVIKENEDKIPAEVKSETEAAVGELKTALEGSDVEAIRSASEKVALASQKIGSAIYGQGQAAGADGAAAGAGAGAAGADAGAQADDDVVDAEIVDEDNGKRNGNA
- the grpE gene encoding nucleotide exchange factor GrpE, with amino-acid sequence MALPENENGHEQQGPVIRDKRRIDPETGELRVPEEAAEAAADTAAAAGASPADAAELAEAKQQVAELTNDLKRLQAEYANYRKRVDRDRAAVREQGLAQVLVELLPILDDIGRARDHDELNGGFKSVGEALESAVTKLGLKKYGEKDDEFDPTVHEALTMVPMPGVTTPKVIEVFQPGYIIGERVIRPARVIVAGQAEGEDAEPQEGADGAAPAAGSAAASAPEDAADASAAESGSDGEDKK